A window of Ruania suaedae contains these coding sequences:
- a CDS encoding class I SAM-dependent methyltransferase, translating into MTSSSQHAQHESTDIDSYFEPPAWEERYAGHGSHWSGSANPQLVDVAAGLAPGTALDVGCGEGGDVIWLAQQGWQVTGADFSANGLARAAQHAEDAGVAERVDFWQTDARTFEATGAQFDLVTTHYLHPPDGGMVAVVGRLAGAVAAGGHLLVVGHAPTGTHMPQSEAHAKAMFLAADLLPAVPDGFEVLVAEQRPRSVVREGRKIDIEDSVLVLRAPGAGAR; encoded by the coding sequence ATGACCTCCTCGTCCCAGCACGCCCAGCACGAGTCCACCGACATCGACTCCTACTTCGAGCCGCCGGCCTGGGAGGAGCGCTATGCCGGTCACGGCTCACACTGGAGCGGCAGCGCGAACCCGCAGCTCGTGGACGTCGCCGCCGGCCTGGCCCCCGGTACGGCGCTCGATGTCGGGTGCGGGGAGGGCGGCGATGTCATCTGGCTCGCCCAGCAGGGCTGGCAGGTCACCGGTGCGGACTTCTCCGCCAACGGCCTGGCTCGCGCGGCTCAGCACGCGGAGGACGCAGGGGTGGCCGAGCGCGTGGACTTCTGGCAGACGGACGCCCGCACGTTCGAGGCCACCGGCGCTCAGTTCGATCTGGTGACCACCCACTACCTGCACCCACCCGACGGCGGAATGGTCGCCGTCGTGGGGCGCCTGGCCGGCGCCGTGGCCGCCGGTGGGCACCTGCTCGTGGTGGGGCACGCGCCGACGGGCACGCACATGCCGCAGAGCGAGGCCCACGCGAAGGCGATGTTCCTCGCCGCCGATCTGCTGCCCGCCGTCCCGGACGGGTTCGAGGTCCTCGTCGCCGAGCAGCGCCCCCGCTCGGTGGTGCGCGAGGGCCGGAAGATCGACATCGAGGACTCCGTGCTCGTGCTCCGGGCGCCGGGAGCCGGAGCGCGCTGA
- a CDS encoding methyltransferase family protein, whose protein sequence is MTSQDRRPSGPHLPPPVILAAAAGLQRLLSRRPASPSRPRRVASAVLALGSIALPMTAALNFRSHRTTISPLDPAATSTLVTSGPNALTRNPMYLGMAGLLVAHALRRGSWPATIPLALFVLVIDRTQIRTEERALEKQFGSAYRVYCAEVPRWLKLLPKRQSWLP, encoded by the coding sequence ATGACATCCCAGGACCGCCGCCCGTCCGGCCCGCACCTGCCTCCGCCCGTCATCCTTGCCGCCGCGGCCGGGCTGCAGCGGCTGCTCTCGCGCCGGCCGGCGTCGCCGTCACGGCCGCGGCGGGTGGCGTCGGCGGTCCTCGCCCTGGGCTCGATCGCGCTACCGATGACGGCGGCCCTGAACTTCCGCTCCCACCGCACCACGATCAGCCCGCTGGACCCCGCGGCCACCAGCACCCTGGTCACCTCCGGCCCGAACGCGCTCACGCGCAACCCGATGTACCTGGGCATGGCCGGCCTGCTGGTGGCTCACGCGCTCCGCCGCGGCTCGTGGCCGGCGACGATCCCGCTCGCACTCTTCGTCCTGGTGATCGACCGGACGCAGATCCGCACCGAGGAGCGGGCGTTGGAGAAGCAGTTCGGGTCCGCCTACCGGGTCTACTGCGCCGAGGTGCCGCGCTGGCTGAAGTTGTTGCCGAAACGGCAAAGCTGGTTGCCATGA
- a CDS encoding SDR family NAD(P)-dependent oxidoreductase, whose protein sequence is MATDAAPDRPGAGHQSGRTWLITGATNGVGREVARAAARAGARVIVPARHAGRGEELLAELRESGADAVGGRLDLADLRSVHAFADTIDEPIDVLVNNAGAVTSRRRESAEGFELMLATNFLGPFALTNLLAPRARERIVVVASNAHRSGHLDGADPHFRHRRWTIAAAYAQSKLCDMLWGRALQPRLQAAGSDAVVQLAHPGWAFTNLQNATGVPLLDRAVSAVCSLFAQSAADGARPVLAAAVTGHAPVTYLGPDGFRAMRGRPQVERPTALALDDEAAEAVWALGVRETGTDLN, encoded by the coding sequence ATGGCTACCGATGCTGCCCCCGATCGACCCGGCGCCGGCCACCAGAGCGGCCGGACCTGGCTGATCACCGGCGCCACCAACGGCGTCGGGCGTGAGGTCGCCCGGGCCGCGGCCCGCGCCGGTGCGCGAGTCATCGTTCCCGCCCGGCACGCCGGCCGCGGGGAGGAGTTGCTGGCCGAGCTCCGCGAATCCGGGGCGGACGCGGTCGGGGGGCGCCTCGATCTGGCCGACCTCCGCTCGGTCCATGCCTTCGCCGACACCATCGATGAGCCGATCGACGTGCTGGTGAACAACGCCGGCGCCGTCACCTCACGGCGCCGGGAGAGCGCTGAGGGTTTCGAGCTCATGCTGGCCACCAACTTCCTCGGCCCGTTCGCCCTCACCAACCTGCTCGCGCCCCGGGCGCGTGAGCGCATCGTCGTGGTGGCCTCGAATGCCCACCGCTCCGGCCACCTCGACGGCGCCGACCCGCACTTCCGCCACCGCCGCTGGACGATCGCCGCCGCCTATGCGCAGTCGAAGCTGTGCGACATGCTCTGGGGCCGGGCGCTGCAGCCGCGGCTGCAGGCCGCAGGCAGTGACGCCGTCGTCCAGCTCGCCCACCCCGGCTGGGCCTTCACCAATCTGCAGAACGCCACCGGCGTCCCCCTGCTCGACCGGGCGGTCAGTGCCGTCTGCTCGCTCTTCGCCCAATCCGCCGCCGACGGCGCCCGGCCGGTCCTGGCCGCCGCCGTCACCGGCCACGCCCCGGTGACGTATCTGGGCCCGGACGGCTTCCGCGCCATGCGCGGCCGGCCGCAGGTGGAGCGCCCGACGGCGCTCGCGCTCGACGACGAGGCCGCCGAGGCGGTGTGGGCGCTGGGCGTGCGCGAGACCGGAACCGATCTGAACTGA
- a CDS encoding DUF1877 family protein: protein MGIRYYAYAFDDDMTERAFADPLCILSDDPLADAWGLVPGAAESPVTGQPRVPPRDMLYLDKAWPLLQSLTAPDGAARPAHRMFEGEVRMHAEGWDPWIRTLSPEEIPAIARDLAGIDESQVSACVDRIAPGLRRAGDLEYAREYLRRAQRFVTDLAAEHRGMVYQIG from the coding sequence ATGGGAATCAGGTACTACGCCTACGCATTCGACGACGACATGACCGAGCGGGCATTCGCAGACCCTCTGTGCATTCTCTCCGATGACCCCCTCGCCGACGCCTGGGGGCTGGTGCCGGGCGCCGCGGAGAGCCCGGTCACCGGGCAGCCGCGAGTTCCTCCGCGAGACATGCTCTACCTCGACAAGGCCTGGCCGCTGCTGCAGAGCCTCACCGCGCCAGACGGAGCGGCCAGGCCGGCGCACCGGATGTTCGAGGGCGAGGTGAGGATGCACGCCGAGGGGTGGGACCCGTGGATCCGGACACTCTCGCCCGAGGAGATCCCGGCCATCGCTCGAGACCTGGCCGGCATCGACGAGTCCCAGGTGAGCGCCTGCGTCGATCGGATCGCACCAGGACTGCGACGAGCCGGAGATCTCGAGTACGCCCGCGAGTACCTTCGCCGCGCTCAGCGTTTCGTCACCGACCTTGCCGCGGAGCACCGGGGCATGGTGTATCAGATCGGTTAG